A single Bacillus sp. OxB-1 DNA region contains:
- a CDS encoding aminoglycoside N(3)-acetyltransferase, which produces MSEFEVILHTNSFQSKETLKNNLREMGIQSGDAIMVHSSLKSIGWVAGGAQAVVEALMETVTSEGTIVMPAQSTDNSDPSYWMMPAVPEDWHEPIRQTMPAYDPHLTHLREMGKIADCFHRHPETIRSPHPAHSFMAWGKHAEEWMETHPLDDSFGKGSPLGKIIETDVKILLIGVGYDSCTALHLSEYLAHRPPMISQGSAIMQDGERVWATYEMVDVDSGVFPELGAAFETANPGIVHNKKLGQANCKIIPMQPLIRFGTGWIGVQRREGEKLE; this is translated from the coding sequence ACTTTAAAGAATAACCTTCGAGAAATGGGCATCCAATCGGGCGATGCGATCATGGTCCATTCTTCATTGAAATCGATCGGCTGGGTCGCCGGCGGAGCACAGGCGGTCGTCGAGGCATTGATGGAAACTGTGACGTCGGAAGGAACGATCGTCATGCCTGCTCAATCGACGGACAATTCGGATCCATCGTATTGGATGATGCCAGCTGTACCGGAAGATTGGCATGAACCGATTCGCCAAACGATGCCCGCATACGATCCCCATTTGACCCACCTGCGGGAGATGGGGAAGATTGCGGACTGCTTCCATCGGCACCCGGAGACGATCCGAAGTCCCCACCCTGCCCACTCGTTCATGGCGTGGGGCAAGCATGCGGAAGAATGGATGGAGACACACCCGCTGGATGATTCGTTCGGGAAGGGTTCGCCTCTCGGCAAGATAATCGAGACGGATGTCAAAATCCTGCTGATCGGCGTCGGCTATGATTCTTGCACCGCCCTTCATCTAAGTGAATATTTGGCACACCGACCGCCGATGATCTCGCAAGGCTCCGCTATAATGCAAGACGGCGAACGAGTTTGGGCTACATACGAAATGGTCGACGTCGACTCCGGCGTCTTTCCTGAATTGGGCGCCGCTTTCGAGACCGCGAATCCAGGGATTGTGCACAATAAGAAACTCGGGCAGGCAAATTGCAAAATCATCCCGATGCAGCCATTGATCCGCTTTGGGACCGGTTGGATTGGCGTGCAGCGCCGGGAAGGGGAAAAATTGGAATAA